One window of the Thermomicrobiales bacterium genome contains the following:
- a CDS encoding MMPL family transporter: MNDRSPRSSSWLGRWAAFVVRRHWLVLASSALVLVALVGVYRAGHGDFVNSFNIPGAESQRAIDLLQERFPGKSGDSATIVVRADAGLNDPAIRATVEGLARDAAAVPGVVGVVSPYDTKPPAISADGRIGAIVVQFAQQADRVPSSSVDALMGLRDGAIQPGVQVELGGQVITVSEKQPPGSSEMIGVAAAIVILLLAFGSLVAMGLPLITAFSGLMASVLIIGILGLWLDFNTETRAFTAMIGIGVGIDYALFIVTRYREGLHRGESVETAIVTAIDTAGRAIIFAGSIVVVALLGLATMGIPFVAALGIAAAIVVSLAVIVAITILPALLAALGHNIDRWSIPWFHASGSTDEKGIWYELAEFSQRRPWLVIVTGLTLLLVLAVPALDMHIGSADAGNGPTALTSRRAYDLLTEGFGPGFNGPLAVVVDTRGATDPSAVDQLVTDLREQPGVARVAPPVFNPAGDTGIITIIPTTSPQSSETQDLVHRLRKDVVPPALAGSGVEASIGGPTAAFIDIGDRISSRLPIFFLVVIGVSMLLLAIVFRSLLVPLQAAVMNVLSIAAAYGVLVAVFQWGWLSHLFGIDRTGPIESFLPMMLFAVLFGLSTDYEVFLMSRIHEAWLEGRGSRASVSHGSATTSRVISAAAGIMVVVFLSFTLSDSRIVKEFGLGLAVAVFVDATIIRMLLVPAITGLLGRANWYMPAWIDRRLPRLSLEMPQPVPSEQTATPVETD, from the coding sequence ATGAATGATCGATCTCCGAGGTCGTCGAGCTGGCTCGGTCGTTGGGCGGCGTTCGTCGTCCGGCGGCACTGGCTCGTCCTGGCGAGCAGCGCGCTCGTCCTCGTCGCCCTGGTCGGTGTCTACCGCGCCGGCCACGGCGACTTCGTCAACAGCTTCAACATTCCGGGAGCGGAGTCGCAGCGGGCAATCGACCTTCTCCAGGAGCGTTTCCCCGGCAAGTCGGGCGACAGCGCGACGATCGTCGTCCGCGCCGACGCAGGCCTGAACGACCCCGCTATCCGGGCGACAGTCGAGGGGCTGGCGCGTGACGCGGCTGCCGTCCCCGGTGTCGTTGGGGTAGTGTCTCCGTACGACACGAAGCCGCCGGCCATCTCGGCCGATGGGCGGATCGGCGCGATCGTCGTCCAGTTCGCCCAGCAGGCGGACAGGGTGCCATCGTCGAGCGTTGACGCGTTGATGGGGTTGCGCGATGGCGCCATCCAGCCGGGCGTGCAGGTTGAGCTGGGCGGCCAGGTTATTACCGTCTCCGAGAAGCAGCCGCCGGGTTCATCGGAAATGATCGGCGTCGCGGCAGCGATCGTCATCCTCCTGCTGGCGTTTGGCTCGCTTGTTGCGATGGGTCTGCCACTCATCACGGCATTCTCCGGTCTGATGGCAAGCGTGCTGATTATCGGCATTCTGGGGCTATGGCTCGATTTCAACACCGAGACGCGCGCGTTCACCGCGATGATCGGTATCGGTGTCGGGATCGACTACGCGCTGTTTATCGTCACCCGTTATCGGGAGGGATTGCACCGCGGCGAGAGCGTCGAGACGGCGATTGTCACCGCGATCGACACCGCCGGCCGCGCGATCATCTTCGCCGGCTCGATCGTCGTGGTCGCCCTGCTGGGCCTGGCGACGATGGGCATCCCCTTCGTTGCGGCGCTCGGCATCGCCGCGGCGATTGTCGTGTCTCTGGCGGTCATCGTGGCGATCACGATCCTGCCGGCGTTGCTAGCGGCGCTGGGCCACAACATCGACCGCTGGAGCATCCCATGGTTCCATGCGAGCGGATCGACTGATGAGAAGGGGATTTGGTACGAGCTGGCCGAGTTCTCGCAGCGCCGGCCCTGGCTGGTGATCGTCACCGGTCTGACGCTCCTTCTCGTGCTCGCGGTTCCGGCGTTGGATATGCACATCGGCTCGGCCGACGCAGGCAACGGGCCAACCGCGCTGACCAGCCGGCGGGCCTACGATCTGCTGACAGAGGGGTTCGGCCCCGGCTTCAACGGTCCGCTCGCGGTTGTCGTCGACACACGTGGCGCGACCGACCCGTCTGCCGTCGACCAGTTGGTGACCGATTTGCGCGAGCAGCCGGGCGTCGCCCGTGTCGCTCCGCCGGTGTTCAATCCGGCTGGTGACACCGGCATCATCACCATCATCCCGACGACGTCGCCACAGTCCTCCGAGACACAGGATCTCGTCCATCGGTTGCGGAAAGATGTCGTCCCGCCGGCCCTGGCGGGCAGTGGTGTCGAGGCGTCGATCGGCGGCCCGACGGCGGCATTTATCGATATCGGCGACCGGATCTCCAGCCGCCTGCCGATCTTCTTCCTCGTCGTCATCGGCGTCAGCATGCTGCTGCTGGCGATCGTGTTCCGATCGCTACTGGTTCCCCTGCAGGCGGCGGTGATGAATGTGTTGTCGATCGCGGCAGCCTATGGCGTCCTGGTCGCGGTCTTCCAGTGGGGCTGGCTTTCCCATCTGTTCGGGATCGACCGGACCGGGCCGATCGAGTCGTTCCTGCCGATGATGCTCTTCGCCGTGCTGTTCGGCCTCTCGACCGACTACGAGGTCTTCCTGATGAGCAGAATCCATGAAGCCTGGCTGGAGGGGCGAGGCAGCCGGGCGTCGGTCAGCCACGGCAGCGCAACGACATCGCGAGTGATCAGCGCGGCGGCGGGCATCATGGTCGTCGTCTTCCTCTCGTTCACCCTCAGCGACTCGCGAATCGTTAAGGAATTCGGTCTTGGGCTGGCCGTGGCGGTCTTCGTCGATGCGACGATCATCCGGATGCTGCTGGTCCCAGCAATCACCGGGCTGCTTGGCCGGGCCAACTGGTACATGCCGGCCTGGATTGACCGACGTCTGCCACGTCTGTCGCTGGAGATGCCCCAGCCTGTGCCTTCTGAACAGACGGCAACTCCGGTCGAGACAGACTGA
- a CDS encoding TetR/AcrR family transcriptional regulator yields MFPPARYPAWQEWREESLAARTTGARQAQAARRREQLLDVAFTLFAERGYRATSVRDITRAAGVTEAVLYHYFGNKADLLAAVLEVYAPFAGYRRILDAADSTPVEAVLLQLGGEFLRLLRERRVFVLTLLSEAASDPEISVMLGRLLDDVVGAVGSFIDTRHTRDEAGKDIDGRAVGKALQGGLLIHFLSHQPGQDPEVDAIVVDRIVTALLPGITPRR; encoded by the coding sequence GTGTTTCCACCTGCGCGGTATCCTGCCTGGCAGGAGTGGAGGGAGGAGTCTCTGGCGGCGCGAACAACCGGCGCTCGGCAGGCACAGGCCGCGCGCCGACGCGAGCAACTGCTGGATGTCGCCTTCACACTCTTCGCTGAGCGAGGCTATCGCGCCACGTCGGTGCGTGACATCACGCGGGCTGCGGGTGTTACCGAAGCGGTCCTCTACCACTATTTCGGCAACAAGGCTGATCTGCTGGCTGCCGTGCTGGAGGTGTACGCGCCGTTCGCTGGGTATCGGCGCATTCTCGACGCGGCCGACTCGACGCCGGTCGAGGCGGTCCTCCTGCAACTGGGCGGCGAGTTCTTGCGACTGCTGCGCGAGCGACGCGTGTTTGTCCTCACGCTTCTGAGCGAGGCGGCGTCCGACCCGGAGATCAGCGTCATGCTCGGTCGCCTGCTCGATGACGTGGTCGGCGCGGTTGGCTCATTCATCGACACCCGTCACACCCGTGATGAGGCCGGCAAGGACATCGATGGACGAGCCGTCGGAAAAGCGCTGCAGGGCGGATTGCTGATCCACTTTCTCAGCCACCAGCCAGGCCAGGATCCCGAGGTAGACGCGATTGTCGTCGATCGGATCGTCACCGCGCTTCTGCCGGGCATCACCCCGCGTCGATAG
- a CDS encoding ABC transporter substrate-binding protein yields MDPLERHIQFLLSLRGRSPQADAYSRRELFRLSARYAIGGSALAMILAACGNSQTTPTATSGSAGSGTSSPGASSPAAEIELPMMKPEDVPEKLKGSGEVVAISFGGAYQAAQRKAYFEPFTELCGITVKEAEGPDLAKIKAMVDTGNVQWDLPEVGLDGIIALERQGDYWEPINYDLVDVDNIDEAFRHKNAIAMNPYGLIYAYRADAFSGTPNGWADFWDAEKFPGPRAMEGGSGGLLPFLEAAVMADGVAKDKIYPMDIDQAYASLEKIKPHVVKWWDAGAQPVQMLADKEAVLAQAWSGRILTLQKQNPNLPVEIAWNQGELAFDVWGIPKGAPNRENAQKLAAFSTLPISQARLSMLYPNGFVNNKSIDYIPKEIASTLATAPEHKEQLFFLDDNWWADNREEVLKRWNTFILG; encoded by the coding sequence ATGGATCCGCTCGAACGACACATTCAGTTCCTGCTATCGCTACGGGGCCGCTCGCCCCAGGCGGACGCGTACTCGCGACGGGAACTGTTCCGGCTTAGCGCTCGCTACGCAATCGGCGGTAGTGCACTGGCGATGATTCTGGCAGCGTGTGGCAACTCGCAGACGACGCCGACCGCGACGAGCGGCAGCGCCGGGTCGGGGACCTCGTCACCGGGTGCAAGCTCGCCAGCAGCCGAGATCGAGTTGCCGATGATGAAACCCGAAGACGTGCCAGAGAAGCTCAAGGGAAGCGGCGAGGTCGTCGCGATCTCGTTCGGCGGTGCATATCAGGCAGCCCAGCGTAAGGCGTACTTCGAGCCGTTCACGGAGCTGTGCGGCATCACCGTCAAGGAAGCCGAAGGCCCGGACCTCGCCAAGATCAAGGCGATGGTTGACACCGGCAACGTTCAGTGGGATCTGCCCGAGGTCGGCCTTGACGGGATCATCGCGCTCGAGCGACAGGGCGATTACTGGGAGCCAATCAACTACGATCTCGTCGATGTCGATAACATCGACGAGGCATTCCGCCACAAGAACGCCATCGCGATGAACCCATACGGGCTGATCTATGCCTATCGCGCCGACGCATTCAGTGGCACGCCGAACGGATGGGCCGACTTCTGGGATGCTGAGAAGTTCCCCGGCCCCCGCGCGATGGAAGGTGGCTCCGGCGGCCTGTTGCCATTCCTCGAGGCGGCTGTCATGGCGGATGGCGTGGCCAAAGACAAGATCTATCCGATGGATATCGATCAGGCCTACGCGTCACTGGAGAAGATCAAGCCGCACGTCGTCAAATGGTGGGATGCCGGCGCGCAGCCAGTTCAGATGCTGGCCGACAAGGAGGCTGTCCTTGCTCAGGCCTGGAGTGGCCGGATCCTGACGCTGCAGAAGCAGAATCCGAACCTGCCGGTCGAGATCGCCTGGAATCAGGGGGAACTCGCCTTCGATGTCTGGGGCATTCCGAAGGGCGCGCCGAACCGGGAAAACGCCCAGAAGTTGGCAGCCTTCTCGACTCTCCCGATCTCACAGGCACGGCTCTCGATGCTCTACCCGAACGGCTTCGTCAATAACAAGTCGATCGATTACATCCCGAAAGAAATCGCCAGCACGTTGGCAACCGCGCCAGAACACAAGGAGCAGCTGTTCTTCCTGGACGACAACTGGTGGGCCGACAACCGCGAAGAGGTGCTCAAGCGCTGGAACACCTTCATCCTCGGCTAG